A section of the Tenrec ecaudatus isolate mTenEca1 chromosome 10, mTenEca1.hap1, whole genome shotgun sequence genome encodes:
- the EIF4A1 gene encoding eukaryotic initiation factor 4A-I has protein sequence MSASQDPRSRDNGPDGMEPEGVIESNWNEIVDSFDDMNLSESLLRGIYAYGFEKPSAIQQRAILPCIKGYDVIAQAQSGTGKTATFAISILQQIELDLKATQALVLAPTRELAQQIQKVVMALGDYMGASCHACIGGTNVRAEVQKLQMEAPHIIVGTPGRVFDMLNRRYLSPKYIKMFVLDEADEMLSRGFKDQIYDIFQKLNSNTQVVLLSATMPSDVLEVTKKFMRDPIRILVKKEELTLEGIRQFYINVEREEWKLDTLCDLYETLTITQAVIFINTRRKVDWLTEKMHARDFTVSAMHGDMDQKERDVIMREFRSGSSRVLITTDLLARGIDVQQVSLVINYDLPTNRENYIHRIGRGGRFGRKGVAINMVTEEDKRTLRDIETFYNTSIEEMPLNVADLI, from the exons ATGTCTGCGAGCCAGGATCCCCG GTCTAGAGACAATGGCCCTGATGGGATGGAGCCCGAAGGTGTCATCGAG AGTAACTGGAATGAGATTGTTGACAGCTTTGATGACATGAACCTCTCAGAGTCCCTGCTCCGAGGCATCTACGCCTATGGTTTTGAGAAGCCCTCTGCCATCCAGCAGCGAGCCATTCTTCCTTGTATCAAGG GTTATGATGTGATCGCTCAAGCCCAATCTGGGACTGGGAAAACCGCCACTTTTGCCATATCAATCCTGCAGCAAATTGAATTAGATCTGAAGGCCACCCAGGCCTTGGTTCTGGCTCCCACTCGAGAACTGGCCCAGCAG ATACAGAAAGTGGTGATGGCACTAGGAGATTACATGGGTGCTTCCTGCCATGCCTGCATTGGGGGCACCAACGTGCGCGCCGAAGTGCAGAAGCTGCAGATGGAGGCTCCCCATATTAtcgtgggcaccccaggccgtgtGTTCGACATGCTTAATCGAAGATACCTGT CTCCCAAGTATATCAAGATGTTTGTACTGGATGAAGCTGATGAAATGTTAAGCCGTGGATTCAAGGACCAGATCTACGACATATTCCAAAAACTCAACAGCAACACCCAG GTAGTCTTGCTGTCGGCTACAATGCCTTCTGATGTGCTTGAGGTGACCAAGAAGTTCATGAGGGACCCCATTCGGATTCTGGTCAAGAAGGAAGAATTGACCCTGGAGGGTATCCGTCAGTTCTACATCAATGTGGAGCGTGAG GAGTGGAAGCTGGACACACTGTGTGATTTATATGAAACCTTGACCATCACCCAGGCAGTCATCTTCATTAATACCCGGAGGAAGGTTGACTGGCTCACTGAGAAGATGCACGCCCGGGACTTTACTGTCTCTGCTATG CACGGAGACATGGACCAAAAGGAACGTGACGTGATTATGCGGGAGTTCCGTTCTGGTTCTAGCAGAGTCCTGATTACCACTGACTTGCTG GCCAGAGGCATTGATGTGCAGCAAGTTTCTTTAGTCATCAACTATGACCTGCCCACCAACAGGGAAAACTACATCCACAG AATTGGTCGTGGTGGACGTTTTGGCCGCAAGGGAGTGGCTATTAACATGGTGACAGAAGAAGACAAGAGGACTCTTCGAGACATCGAAACCTTCTATAACACCTCCATTGAGGAGATGCCCCTCAACGTTGCTGACCTCATCTGA
- the CD68 gene encoding macrosialin, producing MRLAVFFSGALLGLLTAKGAPSNDCPRKKSATLLPSFTVTPTATESTLSPGTTSHGTTESHKTTTQRTTPTGTTSHRSTIPTHKPATTTSHGNVTVHPTSSSTATSPGITTSSRPGPPPPSPSPSPGAKEVIGDYTWFNGTQPCVRLQAQIQIRVFYPTQDGRKVWGISVLNPNKTKAQGNCEGTQPLLLLSFPSGQLHFGFKQDPAQRAVYLNYMAVEYNVSFPKAAQWTFSGQNSSLQDLQAPLGQSFSCRNASIILMPTIQLDLLSLKLQAAQLPSTGVFGPSFSCPSDQSILLPLIIGLVLLGLLALVLVAFCIVRRRPPSYQPL from the exons ATGCGGTTGGCTGTGTTTTTCTCGGGGGCCTTGCTGGGGCTACTAACAG CCAAAGGAGCACCAAGCAATGACTGCCCTCGCAAAAAATCGGCCACTCTACTGCCGTCTTTCACGGTGACACCTACAGCTACAGAAAGCACCCTAAGCCCTGGGACGACCAGCCATGGGACTACGGAGAGCCACAAGACGACCACGCAGAGAACAACTCCCACAGGCACCACCAGCCACAGATCCACAATTCCGACTCACaagcctgccaccaccaccagtcATGGAAACGTCACTGTTCATCCGACGAGTAGTAGCACTGCTACCAGCCCAGGGATCACCACTTCTTCCCGCCCAGGACCACCTCCACCCTCGCCAAGTCCGAGCCCAGGCGCCAAGGAAGTCATAGGCGATTACACGTGGTTCAATGGTACTCAACCCTGTGTCCGGCTCCAAGCCCAGATTCAGATTCGAGTCTTCTACCCAACCCAGGATGGCCGGAAG GTATGGGGCATCTCTGTACTGAACCCCAACAAAACCAAGGCCCAGGGCAACTGTGAGGGTACCCAACCTCTCTTGCTTCTCTCATTCCCCTCTGGACAGCTCCACTTTGGCTTCAAACAG GACCCGGCCCAGAGGGCTGTCTACTTGAACTACATGGCTGTGGAGTACAACGTGTCCTTCCCCAAAGCTGCAC AGTGGACTTTCTCGGGTCAGAATTCATCCCTTCAAGATCTCCAAGCCCCCCTGGGCCAGAGTTTCAGCTGCAGAAATGCAAGCATCATCCTTATGCCAACGATCCAACTTGATCTGCTCTCCCTGAAACTGCAGGCTGCTCAGCTGCCCTCCACAGGAGTCTTTGGACCAA GTTTCTCTTGTCCCAGTGACCAGTCCATCTTGCTGCCTCTCATCATCGGGTTGGTTCTCCTCGGGCTCCTCGCCCTGGTGCTTGTTGCCTTCTGCATCGTCCGCAGACGCCCACCCAGCTACCAGCCCCTCTGA